The sequence below is a genomic window from Anopheles cruzii chromosome 3, idAnoCruzAS_RS32_06, whole genome shotgun sequence.
GCAGGCCATCTTGCACTGGGCCGTCTTGTTTACGCGGCTGTTTGTGAAAATAGTCTGCTAAAATTGCACATATCAAGCGTTGCATAATgcgggtgtttgtttttcacgcCACCCACTTCTGGCCTAATAATCCCTTAAATCGGAACCGAGCCGGAAGCAAGCCTTGGTCCCGCTTCATCTTCACTCGAGGGTTGCACGCGCGCCCGTCTTTGAAGCCACGATAAGACGATGGTGCAGCCATTGGCCACCGTTGAGAGGGCCGCCCCGCCGGCTGTGGAGCTCGTTAAGCGCAAAATGCTGTCGTGTCGTTCCGTCGGGGTAGTGTCCCGCTGGGTTGAAGTCTGCTTaaaaaatggcaccaccaTCACTGGCGTCAAGGGAAGGTCAAGGATGTTTTCGAAAGGGTCAAAGGAAGGATGCGATTAAGCTTCTCCTACATCCGTTGGTAGCTACTCTGTTAATAGTATTATTAAGGTCTATTATTACTTAAATCTTTGAACAGAAAAGTAAGAAGTATGTTCGTCGAGCACAGCACGAGCatgatttaatttctttcgtcCCGATAGGTTTCCACATGACGCCCAAGCTGAGCCGCATGTTCCCCGAGTCCTGTCTGCTGATCGTGGTCGGCGTGATCAtcggggtgctgctgcggtaCGCCACGAACCTGCACGTGTCGCCGCTGACGCCGAGCACGTTCTTCTTCTACATGCTGCCGCCGATCATCCTGGACGCCGGGTACTTCATGCCGAACCGGATGTTCTTCGACAACATCGGCACCATCCTGCTGATGGCCGTGGTCGGGACGATATTCAATATCGGCACCATCGGGGGCTCGCTGTGGGCCTGCGGCCAGACCGGCATCTTCGGGGTCGACCTGCCGTTCCTGCACATCTTCCTCTTCTCgtcgctggtggccgccgtcgatcCGGTCGCGGTGCTGGCCGTGTTCGAGGAGATTCACGTCAACGAGGTACTGTACATCGTCGTGTTCGGCGAGTCGCTGCTCAACGACGCGGTCACGGTCGTCATGTACCACATGTTCGAGGTGTACAACGAAATCGGTGCCAGCGAAATAATGGCCGTCGACATCGTGTCCGGCATCGCGTCGTTCTTCGTCGTTGCGCTCGGCGGCACCATCATCGGTAAGTTCTCGATCCCCGGCGAACACCACGCGTCACTTCACTAACTGGACCTCCCTCGCGCAGGTGTCATCTGGGGCTTCCTGACCGGTCTGGTGACCCGCTTCACCGATCACGTGCGTGTCATCGAACCCATCTTCATCTTCGTGATGGCCTATCTGGCCTACATGACCGCGGAAATTTTCCACATGAGTGGAATCTTGGCGTAAGTATCTCCAGGGCTCCGGTGGGCAAACAAGCCTTATGTCGTGTGCCTCATTACCATGATCATAAGGTCCCGGGAAGTACTTGTTGACACCACACGAAATTATAGGCCACCCCGGTACCTCTCCGGGAGAATGGATTGGCTTCGTTCGGTGCACTGTAATTTGCCGGTGTAAATGCACTCATTTGCCGTCTGCATCGTGTGCCATCCAATCTTATGCGCATTCGCTTTGGTCTTTTGTCCCGCACAGCATCACCTTCTGCGGCATCACGATGAAGAACTACGTGGAGCAGAACGTGTCGCACAAGtcgcacaccaccatcaaGTACGCGCTCAAGATGCTGTCGTCGTCCGCGGAGACGATCATCTTCATGTTTCTcggggtggccaccgtcaaCAATGTGCACGTGTGGAACACCTGGTTCGTGCTGCTGACAATAATTTTCTGTTCGGTGTATAGAATTTTGGGTAAGCTGCAGTTCCGGTTTTGATGGCACTTCAAATGATCCCCGGTTCTTTTACCCTCCACAATTTGCAGGTGTGTTGATTCTGTCAGCGTTAGCGAATCGTTTTAGGATACACAAGCTTACCAAAGTAGATCAATTTGTTATGTCTTACGGAGGTGAGTGTTCCGCATCGATAGGTGATGTTTCGGTGTTTGATGTCCGCTTCTCGCTTTCCAGGCCTTCGAGGAGCGGTAGCGTTCgctctggtgctgctggtcgacGTCCATCACATCCCGCTGCAGCCCATGTTCCTCACGACGACCATCGCCGTCATCTACTTTACGGTGTTCCTGCAGGGCATCACCATCAAGCCGCTAGTCAAGATCCTGAACGTAAAGCGGTCGAGCAAGCGCAAGCCGACAATGAACGAGCGCATTCACGAAAGGGTATGTGTGTCCAGACCTTCGGGTGGGACTGCAGCTCAACTGATGCCCGTTTTAACCCCCTTTCTCCGGCACAGTTTATGGATCACATGATGGCCGGTATCGAGGACATTGTCGGCAAGACGGGCAACTACAACATACGCGATAAGTTTAAGAGATTCGACAATAGGTTCATTCGTCCATATTTAATCAAGAACTTACAGGTGAGACACCGTCTCTCGACCATTTTGACGAATGCTAACTTGCtatcgtttgttgtttttatcgtTCTAGGGTCCGGAACCGAAGATCCTGGAAACCTACTCTAAGCTAACGATGCGCGATGCCATGGACTACATGCGGCGCAACCCATCCACCATCGGACAAATGTCTGGAACTGAATCAATGAGTGCATTATTTAGAAACTACACGTCCTACTTCGGCGGCAGGTGCGGCGCCACGATGCTCGGCACATGGTAACGCGGAATTAATAGATCGATGCATGAACTCGAACTTTGtattctgtgtgtgtttgtgtgcgtgtgtgtgtattttgtgTCCTTATGGTTGTGTAAATTGGTCGTCGAGttgctgtttcttttttttttgaggtACTTTCGTAGATACACCTGGTTACACCTTCTGGCCGCTGCGCTTGCAGTTTCTGGCTTTCTGCAAGCATTGCCACTATCTTCTGCAACAGCACCAGGTTTCGGTTCTCCCGTAGCTCCTATTCTACCTAATTCCCCCTATGTAGTTCGCTGCAATATGCTGCCTCAAATCTGACCCGGGCTCAAGGCACTGCGAGCTAATGCTGGGCGAAGTACATGCATCCATTTATTAGTTTCGTAACGTAAGCCAGTAGAATGTGCCAGTGTTGTGTAGTATTGAGCGTGTTCAGTATGGCCGGCAGACGGGCTCTTGTCTGCCGGGGTTTTCTGTGCCAGGGAAGCTAACATTTTTTCCCGTTACCGCCCTCAGCCCTAGTTTTACGAATCTGGAAAATTCCACCCGTAACCTGGACATGCAAGAGCTGGACTACAATCCATCGAAGAAAGACTTGACTGACGCCAGGATACACCACTTGCTGTCGGAGGAGTTGAAACCGTACCGCCGGGTAAGTGGGTCCGTTCTCGAGTCTGATTCGGGTCCCGGACGCGCTAGCACTAAGTCATACTGCACTGCATCGTATCGTTGGGGGGTTTCCATTGGAATCGATTCAGTTGtgcgaaaggacgaaagctCCGACAGTAAATCCGTTAGCTACTTCTGTTTACTATTGGTACGCTAAGCCACACTACACGCACCAAACACAGTTCAGTTGCAGATTGTTCTTACCGGAAGGATCGATTGTGTAGTTATGAGAAAGGATCACACAGATTGCATTCACCAGCCATTAGTCAGGCCACTCCTCAGGAATGCGACACTCGAATCGAACACtcgtttttttccacaacacaacacataaAAAATTGTACAAGTTATTAGTTCGGTTTAGTGCATTTATTCCGATGCACCAACGAATCGTTGTACATAGCACTTTTACCATCCTTGGCACCAATTTCATCCCTTGATcgtgtatttaaaaaaaaacaaaacaacaatattatTACATTGGTATGTTAAAATTCCACATaatgaaaacatatttttttctttttcttttctccttcttcCGTCTCGCCATGGTGAAATACATacgaaaaatcaaaattgcgtccacaaaaaaaaaaaacgcgcgcTTTACGAATCGTGAACTGAACATCGACGCAACATTTGTCATTTCGATTCGAACACATCCCCGTTGGGCGTTTGAAAACCCTGCTCGTGGCTACATCTCTTTGCGCGCCCCGCTTGCCACATCCGCATGTACCATTCTGGCGCTTTACTGGCGCCACAAATAATCGCGCCCAACGTCATTCGATAAACATCAACTCGTCCTGACATTGGACATCATCCGCCCTTCGTGGCCAtgtgtgtttcgttccgtccatttaaaaaaaaaacattgaaccaAAAAATCGAAGGCTTCACTGCATACGGTACGAAAATGGTTAAGCTACATAACTCTTGTTCTCTCTCAAATTTTTCTGTTCAATGTTCCGTTCTTTCTGTACTGCACCCGTGGACGTGCGCATTGGTTGCCccaattttgtgttttacCGCTGAATGTGCGCTTCCAAAATCTGTCTGCCTAATCTCGGCCTATTCGTACACGGCCTCTGTCCATTGTTCCTTCCCCGAACCGGCCTGCCCCGGGTTTTGTTGCGTTGTTCATTTGTGTTTTCTACTTTGCACACCACCCCACTAACCGATCTCGTTTGAGCGTCGCAAACCAATAACATATTTTTCCTATTGATTTCTCGATCATTGTGTTTCCTGATCCTGTGTAACCCTTAACCCCCCGGTACCTGTTCGTTGGTGTGCGTGATGTATTCTTCTGTGTTTTTTAtctctccttttctctttctgtttgcgtgtgtctgtgtgtgtgtgtctgtgtgctaCCTAATTGATATCCTAAcactaaacacacacgcacgcgatcGGTTGCGATCGTGCTCGGATGTGTGCCTTTGCCCGGGGGGGTTGTCACCACGATATCACACACCGTGTGGCAACAACTATGCAGCAAGTAAAGGTgcgatttgtttgtgttgttgaaCACTAGTTTTCGAATCCTTCTTAGCTATTCCATTTCACAGTGTTACGCACTCAATTTAGTAACCCCCGTTACGCGAAGCATATACTGCAAGCATCTTCTGTAAATACGTTTGCTATGTTTCTGAAATCGCCCCGTGCAACGTGTAAATATATGTGTCCGTAGAAAAACCTCCTATTGTTTCGTAGAAAACGTTCATTTTTAGTCGGCCGATATGATACCAACACCAGTTATgtgtttcataaaaaaattgtaCAATATCGAGACTGTTACATCGAATAGAGTTTGGTTCGAGTTAATGCATTTTGACTGTTACTGCGTGACGACCCTCGCAATTCATTCATAAGGCTATATTGTACAGCATTACATTCCAAAATATCAGTTTGCATCGGTCACTTCGATCGCCACATCGAATTGCATCACAGCATACTTCGCATCGCGCAGCTCACTAGACTAACTTCATGTGCCTAACTCGTTGACGTTTAGAAATGTTGTAGATTAGCATGTTCATAACATCTGATTCGTGGTTTCTGGGATCTGCATGATTATTGGGAACGTTTTGCAGTGACCTAATAATACCGACCTACCGTTCTTGGCCGGCGACTGTACCATATAACCATATAACTAATGTGCAATGTGGCTGACCAAAGCTAATAAAAAACTTGAGCAAAAACTGACATGATAATATAATGCATCTGCGAAGAAGAACTGCGACTTTTATGACTGGCGCTCGAGTTCGTTTCGTTACTTCGGATAGGACCGACCGAAGTCGATATGTTTGCCAAAGACGAAACATAGTGCCATGTTTAAAAAACCTATACTCGTGCTGTTCGATTTTAGCGATTTGTTATGTCAGTGAATTAGACGTTAATTTTTAACGCATTAAGTTAAAGTATTTAGTGCACAGCACTGGACAAATGGACtgaaatttgtttccattccgtttcccACAGGCTCGAAGACTTAGCTACAGCCGGCACGCCGTTGACGATCGGGATCTATCGACACAGGTACCGTATGCGCCGTTACCTCGAAGCGTTGCCTTAGCGTTGCTAGTTCTGGATGTGCTTTTTCGTGCTTTTAGGTCAActacaaaatgcaaatgaacaTTCGCCGCATGATCAGCGAAAAGAAGCACCACAAGCGAAGCAAACGGGTTAAGGTAAGCGGCCAGATCGCGGGCGCGACGatcgggttcggttcggctttcGAAACCGTTACTACCGTTACTAGGCCAACAACAAGTGGGCCCATTGTTTGAGAATTGTGTAAAATGTGGACACTTCTTCTTCCCCCTTCTAGGATGGCAAACAGCAGAACCACGTCTCGTTCCCGGAGTTCGCGCAGAACGGGTCCGCGAAACAGTTTGCGAACGGTACGAATGATATCGTTATGACTAATGACACAATTACGATTACTACCGACTaccatccaccaccaccaccacaaccaccactaGAACCACCACTAACCGATCAagaaaatcgcaaaaaaagtaaaagaaaacattctcACAGTCTTAACAAGTACCGTAGATTAGAAATAGGTAAAACGAAGTTCATTCCTAACCGTTTACCGTTTTTTGACCGTATCTCGTACTCTCGTATTTTGGTCGTTTCCCGTGTTTTTCacctatctctctctctctttcgctctctctacTTAAGCTCTGTCTTTGTCAAGTTACTCTATTTGTATGACTTTGGTTTACTAGCTACAATTCCACAGTTTAGAAAATTCCTACCCCAATTCGGCTGGCAGTGTGGGATCGTAGCGAGTGTGCTCTAAATTATCCTTCCCCCAGAGTCGATCTTCTATTTTGTCGTTTCCTTGTGCTGCATTTGCAAAATAGTAGTGTTGGATGCATTATTCTGTTAGTAGCTACCTTTATGTCTTAAACAACAGTCTGTGGTTTGAGTGTGATATGTGTGTGACGTGTCTGAATAATAGTATATTCCTTTTTGTATGCGTAGATAAGGAACAGTAGTTTCTGAAGCGATTGACACTATGCTTTATTTGCCTTTTCAGTTTTAACATTAGGAACACCTGGCAAGGTTTGGTGCAAAGTTTCTTTAGCCGAACGAGTCGTTACTGCCCCCAGATCTCACTAATTTCGCGTTAATTTCTTACTGTTGATAGAGTTGGGCTGTAATTTgtcacagcagcaccagtagttACTTATCGTGTTGCCAattttctctgtctctctgaaCTACTCTTGTTATGCGCACTTTCTGCACTACGTGTTTCGTTTCCCCGTTTCAATGTCCCTTGGAAGAAgtgtgttttactttttttgtgATACCAAAGCCTCATTAAACCTCAGagatcctctctctctctttcattcaTCCAACGATCACTTCTATTGCTTGTTGAGCTAGTTCAATCATCTATGTAACGGCCGCATTTGTAACGACACCCACTTCGTACGGTTGATCATGCACCATTCTTCCATTAAGTTCTTCTGTTTTGGCTTCCATTTGTGTAGTCTAATTTTCATAATACGTCAACGTCGCGTGTGTTCAAACGTGTCAGAAATCAGTACTAATGTTTGCCCCCCTTGTTTTACCCCCGatcgaccggcagctgattACATTAACGAGGTGCTTCACGAGGGCAACGAGGACGAAGAAGTGCAGGCCGGTCCGGCCGAGGACTGGGACGGAGGTGGCCTTACCTTTACCGCAAAGTCGTCGCGTAAGTATCACGTCTTTCTCAGCcatccttctctctctctctttctttctctttctctctctctgtctctctctctgtttcatCCATGGCAGCCCGTTTTCTAAATGGTGTTCTTTTCACTAGACTTTTCAGATGTGTTTGGAGTCGATGCTTTTGAACTTTGGTTTACTTATGTGCCGATCGGTGCACTTTCCTACTTCCACAGCATCGTCTTGTGTTTTCGTCCTGCTCTCGATCTCTACTGCTTGATCTCTCCTCTCGACACTTCTCTTCTCGCTCTTTTTTCTTACTATCCGTTTCCTTATGCTCGATTTTCCGTTCTTTTAGGTTTCATTTCGGTGGTTCTCTCTCTAGTGTGTAGGTGTTGGTCTTTCATTTGGTCCGCGGGCCTGTTTCGTAAATAAACTGCCAGAATCTTGGCAGCTGAATGTGTGCACAATTGTAGGATGGTACTGGACAAATGAATGGTCGATAAATGCAACCCATTTTATTTCATGTTTCTTATGATTTATGGTCCCCCGATCGGTATGGTAGaattttccattgttttttcgttctctGGCCCACCACCCTCCGACTGCGTTCCGTTTGGTGCCGCTCTCTGTATCTGCCTGTCTATCTGTCTATTTTTCCAGCCGAATCCCCGGCTGTAAGTGTCAGAGAATCAGagctcaccgccgccgccagtggcagtggcagcggcagtaGCGGCAGTGGCGACCGTGGCGACCGTGGCACAAGTAAGGCAACCACCCCCGGTGGCGCTACCACTAACAACCGCTCGCTGATCGCACATATCGCTAGCCTGCCCGGGTTCGATCCCACCAAGGCACGCATTGTGAAGCACTACACGAGCAAACTGTCCGCCTGTTCCTCCTCCGCCGGCCTCGGCGGCTCCCCGTCCACGTCCACCGGCCATATCCCGGCTCCCCATCACACCAGCAAAGAGACCAGTAAACTCACTAGAAACACCCTCACACTCACCACgtacaacagcaacagtaacTTCAGCATCAGTTCCGCCGGCACCGAGCGGGAACGGATCacgccgacggcggccgaaTCGTTCCTTCCCTGGCGCCGGGACCGCTCCTATCAGACCTTCGGTACGTGGACGTAGGGCATCGATTCGTGGGCCCCCTGCCCTCGATCCACCCTCTAGACGTGTGATTCCGGCACTCGCTCACTCTTGCTCTCGCTGTTACGCTGGCCCCTACTTTGCGcgatttattgtttgctgtgcgcgcgcccccgCGTTCACCCCGCAGGCGgcttttccagttttttttccttttttccggttGCCAGTCCTTTGGTTTCCTTTGGGGCGCATCTTTTCGATTGCGTTCGAGTTAACTCTTATTGGTTTAGTTCTCGTACCGAGTTTGGTTCTTGCATTTCGTTCTTTCAAACCAATGCGTGCGCCGCGTAACAGACGTAACTAGCTCCTTAGGAGAGTGCAAGCAACAAGTTTGAATTTCCGTTGAatgtgttcgttcgttcgttcgattcgttttcgccttttccgtttttcgttaTTGGGGCCGCCACGTGGGGCTGTCAGTTTGGTGTGTTAGAAGTGACAGCATGGCGACTGTgatgtttcgatttcgatggGAACGttagcatcatcagcatttcGGAGGGCTCAGCTCAACCAGCCGGTTAGCTGGGCCGGTCGAATTCGAATGCTTCACGCTTTCACTTCAAAATCAAAGCATCACTTTTGCTGTGCTGTCAGCGCACGCACTCCCAACTGACAGCATGCCTGTCAACCGGTTCGCTGACAGCGCCCTACTATTAGTGCCACTAGCCACTATTTTAGTGTTCAGTTTTAGCGGTGCATTTTATCGGTTGGAATATACTTCCATTGGATTGTTGATAGACCCACGTACACACACAGTTTGCATGGTATTGGGGCGGTGTTGGTGAGTGTTAACACATCCCCGTTCTACGTTCTTGACTGTGTCAGTGTCCGTTGCAATTTTCCGGTTTGGCTTTAGACACGATAGGAGTGTGCTCTTCCCGCCCGCCTATTGGTAGTGAATCGTACAGATAGCGCGCCCGCCCTCACCACCAGACACGGTTGTCACACGTCCCGTAGCAGCGTGCCAACTTGTTCGTATACACCGAACGCCGTGACACTGTTGAACTCACTGTTGTATGTTGCGGGTATGGAAAAATTCACGCTCTCCTCCTCAACACACGGTTCACGATTTGCGCACTCACTTCACACACCGTTGCAAGCTTGACACAAGCCCCCTGCATTTGTACACTTCTTGTCGCACTTCCGTTTTGTTTAAACCATTATTTAGCGCCGCGCAGAAGTTGCGTTCTACACTGGATCTCCAAACATCTTGATGCTGCTTTCGATGTGGGCCCCCAAAACCGTTGTTGCATGCGCTCTAGTTGAGTTGTTGATCATTGTTGtcaatttgtttcgtttcttggCTCACTAGTtacacctctctctctgtctctctagtAGGCTGTGCCGTAGTCCCGCTTTAGGTTCCGCTAATCTCgacttcttttttcttccaccagTGGACGAAAAGGGTTCCGAACGGGAAGACAAGCGATTCTCGCGCGATTCGCGAATACTGGATTGTAAGTACATCAAGTTTGGTCTAGTGTTCGCAGCAAATGATTTAACTTGACGTTCGTTTTTGTCGTCAGCCGAACAACGTGTCGCCACGCCGACCGCCATCGAGGCCGTGCTGCCGTGGAAGCGAGTCGACGAGAATGACGATAATGGTGCTATCAAACAGAACGAGTTCCCGTCGTGGGCCTCCAACAAGGAGTATCTAGCTTATAATTCACCAAGTGCAACGTTTTTGGGTAAGTAACGTGTCGTGGCGATACCTCGTTGGTGTTGGTACCAAGTCGTTGCAAAGTTTCGCGCGAAGATCGATCGAGGCTCGGCTCCGAGTGGCCAAGCATATCCTTTCCTGAACAGCGCACGACCGCCCACTTCTCTCGAGCCCCGTCGCAAGAGGACTAGCCAGGACTTGTACGTAGGTCCTTGGCCGCAAGTTCATTTTGTTTACTCTCCCAAAACCCGTCCATCGGTTatcggttttttttcatccACACCATTTTATGCGTCGCGAGCTGTGAGCGGCCAAGCTTTGCGCCAGGCAGACCAAAGCCACATTAGAGAGCCCTACCTACTGCCCGTTCTACTACTGAGTCCCTGATGTCCATTGGGAAAagagtttccttttttactgttttttggttttgtctTTCGCATTTCAATTCGGTTCGTTCTGCGCGCACTTCATCCCAGACTTCAACCGTCTCCTTGGCACGTGTGGTTATCCTAGAGCTTGGTTTTTGTGTGAGTCCTTTATCGAGCCAACAGACACAAGAGGGgcacattttgtttttgtttttgttttaagaAGTCCTACCGTCCTTCTTAGTACGGAAGAGAAAGCAGCAGaagcgtttggcgtttggtttgatgCACCGCCTGCTTGCACCGAACGTTGTGATTTCGTTTTTGCACACCATGCAACATGAGTAGTCCTTGATGTGTCTATTGGGTCGCCTCTTAGCAGACACTCGTGAGCGCCCCAGATTGCCATTGTGTGTCATGATTGTTTTGCCTTTCGTGCTTCGAGGGCCACGTACGGCCGAAGAAGGACCCTTCCTTGCAAGAACGCTGGCTCTCGAAGCAGGATGTCCTACGACGACACGCTTTCGGCGATGCTATCCTCTCGATGTACTGTTTCTTTCCCTGTCGCTCTCTGCCACTCTTTGTAAATGCACTTACGGTTCATATTTGTTTCAAACCCATTTGATTCTGCCTCCGGCGCCTTCTTCGATCGCCTGTGTCACGAGTGTCTCGATAGATGTGTGTGTAAATACGTGCATGATGAATGATGTGCTCTGCTCGATGTTATGCTGCCTTCCGCCCGGTGTCTTGGCCAAGGGCACTCCCGTAGTAGGCCAGTGGCGGCCAGGAACTGACCATTCCCGCTGAGTCGGCTTTCGTATATATTGCACCACTTACTTGCACCATTGTCCCACTTTTCGCGCGAGATTGCAGTTTCTGTTCATTAATAATTTACATCGCGTTAACAAtgtgccgatgctgctgccctGCGCCTGCCGCAAACCCCGtgagctgggctgggctgccTCCAAATCTCGGCCACAACGAAGGGAGGAaccgtttgttttaatttattttcagtttatttttccAACTAGAAGCGAGTCACCGTGGTCCGCTTGCGAGCCTTTCGCCGGACTCGGTtccgaacggcggtggcggacaTTCCAGCGGACAGAAAAAGGGGGCCCAGCCCGCCCGGCGTCATAAAAATTTCCCATTTTAGTTGATATGTGTTAGTTACGAAACCTTAGTTTCATATAATTTATGCATCCGCGCATTTAGCTTGCACCTAACCGCATTCTTATCATCTATCCGTGCCTCTTCCCCGTAtggtttctctctcttttttctcttctttacATGCGACACacgaacgaacacacacacacaccattccttttgaaaaaacaacaacacccaccacccacaAACCGTGACACAATATCTCTGTACCTGGacaccctgtgtgtgtgtgtgcgcccgcgaTCCCCCGCTATACATGTGGCCtgtcacaaaaaaacacaattccCCCCCCTCTCAcgcacccgtgtgtgtgtgtgtgtgtgtgtgtggcgaactTGGGCCGAACCGACGCACAACATGCAGGTGGCTTGACGCAACCTAAACAGGCTAAGTCCGTAATAGGTCTGTTCCGGCGCGAgagttccggctccggcggggTCGTCATCGGCGGCGTCACCGACTCCGAGACGTCGaccccggtggcggcgacgacaccggtcggccaccgggtgatggtggtgccgaaGGATAAGCGGTCCGCCTCAATCGCCGGCTACATCAcgctcgacggcggcgacccGGCCACGACCCCGCAGATGGTGGACCCGCTCGGCATCAGCCGGGCCGTGCCGCACGCCAACGCGTTCCCGGTGACCGCCAGCCATCGGCGCAACAACCGCCGCGGATCGATGCTGGAGCTGAGCGGGTAAGTCCGAGCAATCCCAAAGCCTTG
It includes:
- the LOC128272963 gene encoding sodium/hydrogen exchanger 3 gives rise to the protein MAVTLRQEVNLSRRACRGVVPSERVLLGGANNFGHPTVGAPAVGTMGPKVARCHPAAVTCGGDRGSVTPTSGSVVAQFLAAVARQRATAGQVLSTLRATGPVLGKLCTYVVLCSFLLSNNAFVLARPNLSAAASSSSSDEKVSVGQLSPLELAFDVGSLAGASQFKRAAEAAPIIASTVPSDGGHGELDPHADGEGGGGHMVERYPVSQVDFSRVETPFVIGVWILSASIAKIGFHMTPKLSRMFPESCLLIVVGVIIGVLLRYATNLHVSPLTPSTFFFYMLPPIILDAGYFMPNRMFFDNIGTILLMAVVGTIFNIGTIGGSLWACGQTGIFGVDLPFLHIFLFSSLVAAVDPVAVLAVFEEIHVNEVLYIVVFGESLLNDAVTVVMYHMFEVYNEIGASEIMAVDIVSGIASFFVVALGGTIIGVIWGFLTGLVTRFTDHVRVIEPIFIFVMAYLAYMTAEIFHMSGILAITFCGITMKNYVEQNVSHKSHTTIKYALKMLSSSAETIIFMFLGVATVNNVHVWNTWFVLLTIIFCSVYRILGVLILSALANRFRIHKLTKVDQFVMSYGGLRGAVAFALVLLVDVHHIPLQPMFLTTTIAVIYFTVFLQGITIKPLVKILNVKRSSKRKPTMNERIHERFMDHMMAGIEDIVGKTGNYNIRDKFKRFDNRFIRPYLIKNLQGPEPKILETYSKLTMRDAMDYMRRNPSTIGQMSGTESMSALFRNYTSYFGGRCGATMLGTCPSFTNLENSTRNLDMQELDYNPSKKDLTDARIHHLLSEELKPYRRASLHTARRLSYSRHAVDDRDLSTQVNYKMQMNIRRMISEKKHHKRSKRVKDGKQQNHVSFPEFAQNGSAKQFANADYINEVLHEGNEDEEVQAGPAEDWDGGGLTFTAKSSPESPAVSVRESELTAAASGSGSGSSGSGDRGDRGTSKATTPGGATTNNRSLIAHIASLPGFDPTKARIVKHYTSKLSACSSSAGLGGSPSTSTGHIPAPHHTSKETSKLTRNTLTLTTYNSNSNFSISSAGTERERITPTAAESFLPWRRDRSYQTFVDEKGSEREDKRFSRDSRILDSEQRVATPTAIEAVLPWKRVDENDDNGAIKQNEFPSWASNKEYLAYNSPSATFLGGLTQPKQAKSVIGLFRRESSGSGGVVIGGVTDSETSTPVAATTPVGHRVMVVPKDKRSASIAGYITLDGGDPATTPQMVDPLGISRAVPHANAFPVTASHRRNNRRGSMLELSGEAIPEENYTKSLPERDKYGARRGPALIKASSTNTPKSSSAAGRRSNPQTTALLSASSTDEDDDEEDNGDADHHRNDAGRRLNGANGGQGRDDDDDDDDDEDEDCADEQHPI